The genomic stretch TGCATGCGTTTACAGTTATCGTACGAGAAGTTATTACAAGAAATAAACACGATAAAGAGATTTCTTACGTTTAGCTTAATAAATTTGAGCAATTATAAGGTTACGATACTTGAAAATATATATGGACAGAAAATTTAATTAGATTTAAGGTTTTTTGTTAAGTTTTAGTTCTCTATTATTTTTTTGGGTCTTTCTTAAGCTACTGGGTCTTCTTAAATTACAGGGTCCTTATTTCGTTAATCGGAGCAATCAGCAATTACAAAAAGAGAACCAGGGGAGACATATAATTCATGGCTACTATAAAAGATATTGCAAACAAACTTGGTATAGCAGTCAGTACCGTATCCAAGGGTTTAAATGGTGCTAGCGACATCAGCAATGATATGCGCCAGCTGGTATTGGACACTGCTGTGGAAATGGGCTATGCGTCAAAAAAAATGCGTACCACTACCACACGTAAGGTATGTATTTTTATTGAAAATATGGACTATGAGAACATCGATCAGTTTGGCTATGACATAATTGTAGGATTTAAGTTATCTGCTGCCAGGAGGCATTGGGAGGTAACTGTAATTCCCGCAAGCCTTACTCTTCAGACAGACGAAAAATATGATACGTATATGCTGAAGAATGGATACAGCGGAGCGTTTTTTCTGGGTTTTGCCCTTCACGACGACTGGGTGGTACAGCTAAACAAAACCACGGTGCCTACCGTTCTTCTTGATAATTATATAGAAGGAAACAATCATGTTGGTTATGTGGGAACGGACAGTGAAGAAGGGATTGACTGTGCAGTTGTCCATCTAAAAGAATTGGGGCATAAAAAAATTGCATTTCTCAACGGCTCCAAGAACTCCATGGTATCCAATCAGCGTTATGCTGCATTTGTAAACAGTATGAATAAGCACAACCTCCTTCTGGAAGAAAGCCTTATAGAATATGGATATTATGTTCCTGACTGTGCCAAATACCATGTTCCCTCCTTTCTAAAAAATGGTGCTACTGCGATAATCTGCGCCAGTGACCTTATCGCTTCCGGAGTTATCACTGAAATTATGGAACAGGGTCTTAAAGTACCGGAGGATATCAGTGTTATAGGTTTTGATGACCTTCCTCTTGCCACTCAGCTCTCGCCGGCATTGACCACTATCAGACAGGACAGGGTGGATTTGGGGAAGAGTGCCTTCCTGCTGCTGGACGGGCTTATACACAATATAACCACCAGCAAACTGCTACTCAGAGCCAAATTTATCAAACGCCAATCCACTGCCATCTGCAAAGAAAGAACCCGTGAGGAGAAATAAGTTTTTCTCCCAACGGGTTCTTTTACAAGTCTTCTGTTTTGCCTATCTTTCTATTAATTACGCCTTAAAACCTCTGTTTACCTGGTTTGGATCGACATACGTCTCGTTTAATACGCCTCTGCCATAGGTGAGTCCAGCATAGATCTGCCCGGTATTTCGCATAACCGGACCGGATTTATCTTCTTTCGCAATTCCTTCAAAGCCTTTCATCAATATCTGAAGGACTTCTTCCGCATCCTGTAAAGGTTTTCTCTCCATCTGGTACTGTGCATCTACCAAAGCTTTATTAATAAAAATATAGAGACTCATTAAGTTCAGTGATATATCATAGGTATAATCAAGGGATGACATCAGTTCGTTCAGGAACTTCTGCCCATGTTTGATATCATGTCTAAAGCCTTCTGTTTCACCCTTACTCAGCTTTTCCTTTGCTGATTGAATATCTGATAATATGACCTCATACATAATTACAATCAGTTCTGTTTTGGATGCCTGCGTAATTCTGGCTGCAAAGGATTTTGCTAGTTCCTTTTCCATTCCTGTTACTGCTCCTTTCTGGGGCGCAAGTAAAAACTTCCTATACTGTAATAGTAAGTTTTTAAAAGTGATAACCAAGACGTATCCTGGGTACTGAAACCTATTGTACCAAGCTGGAAGTTCCACTTTGTAGAAGGCAAGGTACCATCCTTGGGTCGCAGATTTTTTACGTTCCTTTATTGCTTTCTCGAGAACCGCAAAATGGCACATTCAGAACACTGCAATAAGTTTCATATACCTATAAATTATTAGGTTATTAGCCCTGAAGCAGAGATAAAACTGTCTGTGGTCTTTCATTTGCTTGAGCAAGCATAGAGGTTCCCGCCTGAGCAAGAACATTCATCTGGGTATATGTCGCCATTTCCTTTGCCATATCTACATCTGCAATACGCGAAAGAGCTTCTGTCATATTTTCTGAAGTTGTATCCAGATTTGATATGGAGTGCTCCAGACGATTCTGATAAGCACCTAATTTCGCACGTATAGATGTTACCAGATTATTGGCATCATCAAAAATTGTAATAGCTGCTTCTGCCCCTTCCTGTGTACAGATGTTAACCATACTGATACCCAGTGTGTCAGGATTAACCTTCGGCAGTCTTACTTCCATCGTCTGACTCTCATTGGCACCTATCTGTAATTTCATAGGGCCGGAATCCAGTACGGTTGCTGTTGTACTTCCTGTTGCTTTTACATCAAAGGTCATCTCAAAACCATTTGTATCAGAAATAGTCACAAAGTTTCCTTTGGAGGAAACAGTGGCCGTTGAAGCAAAATTGGTTCCCCAGGTAGCTGCCATAACCGTATCTTTGCCTTGGGCCTGCGTATGGGTACTGGGCTTTACACTGGCATCAATATTAAGATATGAGGCGAGTGCGGCATTTCCTACATTAATCTCAATCTTCTTATCACTGCCATATTCCTTTGTAGTGAAAATAAGCTCACCGGAAGCACCTTTTTTACACTCTATATTAGCATTGTCGCTGAGATCCCTGATTTTTTCGTATACCATATCAGGTGTATCCCCTTCTTCAATCTTAACTTCATTTCCATTAATATTAAATACACCAGCCTGTGCAGCTGTAATATTAGTTGCCCCCATAGCTGCGGAGCCGGAATAAGTTGCTTGTGTAGCGACTGCAGAAACATTAATTGTATAGGTCTTACTTGGAACGGTGTCAGAGACAGATACCAGCTGTACATTTTGATTGCTTGTAAAGGACTGTCTGTCAATACTTCCATCCAGCAAAGTTTTTGTATTAAATTCAGTGGTATCAGAAATTCTCTGTATTTCCTCTTTTAACTGGTCAATTTCTGCCTGTATGGATTTTCTGTCATCAATGGTGTTCGTACCATTGGAGGCCTGAACAGATAGTTCTCTCATTCTTTGCAGCATGGAATTCACTTCACTTAAGGCACCTTCTGCTGTCTGAATAATAGAAATACCATCAGATGCATTTCTGGAGGCCTGTTCAAGTCCTGCTATCTGAGTCTTCATTTTTTGGGAAATGGCCATACCGGCAGCATCGTCAGCAGCTTTATTAATACGATATCCGGAAGAGAGCTTCTCCAGACTCTTATCAAGACTCTTGTTTGTTCTATTCAGCATGTTGTTTGCTTTTAAAGCTGAAATATTATGATTAATTCTCATTGATTTCTCCTTTTCCTTAAAGTTGATTATCTATCTCTTTCACTTGTAGTATGAATGCCTTGGAAAGTTTTAACAGCGTTCCGGTATCTGCGGGGGTATCTCCGGTATTGATATCGCCTTCTTCTTTTGGCTTATAGTTGTTATATCGACCGCTTTCCCCAAAATTATTACCTATCCCGTAACTGATTTGTTTGATTTTTGTATCTTTTATGGTAAATGCCTCTGCAATTTCTGCTTCCTTTTTCTTTACGGCTTCCAATCCTTCTCTTGTTTCACAGACAATAAAGGCACTTACTTCGTTATTCTTAACCGTAAGATTCAGCTCGATCTGTCCCAGCTTACCTGTAGGTATCTTAATGGCAGCTTTACCGGTGTCACCTGTATTTTTAAGCAGTGTTACATTAACATTGGTTATACCTTCTATAGTTACCAGTGGTATCTGATAACTTTCCCTTAAAGCCATCTGGGTAATAAACTGCATTCCGTTACCGATTCTTCGAATATCTTCCATATCTTTTACAGTCAGATTACCCTTTTCATAATAACTTTTAAGAATGTCCTGAACCTCAGTCTCAATTTCCTGATAGGCGTTCTTTATCTGACTGTCACTCTCAAGATTGTCCAGCAACTTATCCGATATGCCTTCAAGGTTTAAGCTGTTCTCTGTTCCTTCTGCTACTTCCAGGGTAACATGTTCTTCTATTGCGTCTGCTGCTTCCCTCTGGCTATCACTTCTCTGCAATAAGTTATTTAGCTTATGAAATGCTGTGTTCTCCTTTTGCAGATAATCATTTGCCGCCATTACGTTTGAAAGGGTAACAGGAAGCTTATTGTTATCCAGCAGAACTTGAGCCTCTTTGGTAACAGCTTCTTTAAAATCCTTAAGTTTCTCATTATAATAAGCTTTATCTGTATCTTTATTCTGCTCGTTCAGAGCTTCGGCCACCTGCTCTAAGGTCATGTCTGCAACGTCCTTTGTATTTCCAAGGCCACTTAATGCTTCTGGTGAAAGATTATCCTTGATTTCTCTGACCAGTTCTTTTCCATAGGCGGCTTTTGTGTACTCCGAAGAAGTTGAGGTCTCCTCGAAATAGGCTGTATTTATCTGGTCGGTGATGGATTCACCTTTCTTTGTATAATTAGAAAGCGTCCCGAAGTTGTCATCTACAGAAGTTTCAATACCGCCACCTCGCCTTGTCCTTACAGCCGTAAGAAGATTCTTAAGGGTCAGCTCCTGATTTGCTTTAACAACTGCACCCAGGGCTGCTCCATCTGTTTTATCAACGGCACCTAAAAGTCTGTATAAGCCGATAAAGGATTTTCTTTCATCTTCTGTGATTTCCTTGTTCTTATCCAGCTTCCATAAGAAACGGCTGAAGCGTTCCTCTTCTGTAACTCCAAGCTCCTCTTTCATAGCATTTATCTGATTATTCAATTCCTCTACAGGCAGTTCTACGGGGTTGATACCTTTTCGGATGAACTCCACCGCAACTGCCGGATGGAAGTTCTTCATTACATTATTCACCTGCGTATCATGAAGCTTAACAAGATCTATATTCTCAGCTGTCAATGGCATATTGTTATAACCTAAAATGCGAAGTGCTCTTTTATTTGCCTCTGTGGCCTCCAGTCCCAGCTCCTCTAACAGACTGCCTGTATTTTGAAAGGCCTTGGAAATAGAATCACCCATATCAGCTCTTGGTTTGGTCATTAAAGTCTCGTAACTGTCCGCTGCATGATTTCTTTTATAGTCATTTCCAGCTGCCGTAAGGCTTTCCATCGTTTCCTGTGACCAAGAGAGAAGCGTATTGGAAAGCAGTGCTGCCGGTGCACTCTTTAATTCCTCAACCTGTAAAAGACTTGCTTTCACAGTGCTGATATTATCCTGACTGACATTAACATTGCCTTCTTTTAGAAGATTTCGATAATAGTTATCCTCGATTTCTTTTAAGCCTTCAACCACTTTTACAAGAGAATCGGTCTCAAGATGGAACCCTTTCTTTAACAGCTCACCGCTTGCATCAGACGTCATCTTTAAGCGAATTTCCTCCAGTCGTCTTCTTACGGTTATGGTCCGTATATCGATTTCCTCCTGGCTGACAGCTGTCTGTGCCGTATTTTCTATATGCGCTTTCGTATTATTATCAATATTTCTATCATCCGTTATCTGCTGTCTCTGCTGCTTATACAGATCCCTGATAGACAGGTTGTCCACTTCCTTGTCCGAGCGGACTGACACCATAGTTCGAATAGTATCATCACTAATATCCAAATCTGCCCTTGCTGCTCTGTACCCCTGACCTTCCGCCAGAAAACTAAGCGAGGGAGAATTTGTATTTCCCCATGCAAGTGATGTAATCAACTTATCCGTAATCTTATCTGTTGTCATATCAGATTTAATCTTATCCAAATCCCATGTGGCCCAGAGATTATTTTCTGTTATACCAAGGTTATGAGAATAAAGCCATCTGGCATTGCTTAAGCTTTGCTCATTCACTTCAAAACCGGAATCTTCAATAATTTTTGCAGCCTGAGGTTTTATCTCCTCCCACTGGCTGTCGTTTACAGGTGTTTCCTTCACATGAGCAGCACTGTAACTAGCTTTATAAATATTATCAAGAGTTGGTTCCATACGGTTCTTAATCAGATAATATTTCGCCTGGTCAGACATGTTCTCCACCGACCTTGCTTTATCTGTTCCTGTGGAAATACGATCCAAATTGGCTTTTGTAACGGGTATATTTGCAGAATCCAACCTCTCGATCAGATGCTTATTTTTGCTATAATCAAGTCCAAGGTATTGTTGCTGCAGAATTTTCTCCGTTAATTTAGCTCTTTGGTCTACAAGGCTATTCTCCTGCAATTCCCTTTGCTGCTTTATTCTTGCCAGCATCCTGTCAAGACGCTCCAGTTCAAACTTTTCAAGTGAAATACCTTCCTGTTCAAGAGCTATGTAATCACTTTCGGTTATTTGTGAGGAAGTCTTTGATACATCACCACCAGCTGATTCTTCCTGCTTATATACCGTATCTTCTGCTGCCTCTTCTTGTTTTTCCTCATAAACAGGAGAACTCTTCTCGGACCCTTCCGTGTACACGGCGACCGCTGATTGCGCCTGTACCTCATTGGTGCCTTTGACTTCATCTTTTTTTACGTCCTGAAGCGGTACCGAGGTATCCGCAGTGCCTGCTGCGCCTGTTGTTTTATATTCTGAAATAACATTTATATTCATTTCAACCTCTTTTCTGCCTGTGTAAGGTAGTCCTGTAGCAATTTTAAATCTATTAACTATATTTTTTCAGTACTTCAACCAATAAGGGGTTATTTAATTATATTTCGGACAAGACTTCAATTTTCTTAAGTAAAATCGAAGAAAGAAAAGCAGAGGAATGCATTCAGGAATCAAGAAAAATACAATTAACGCAAAATAGCAACCCTGCTATCCAATAACCATCTAAAAAAATAATATAATTACTGAGCCTAACCAGCAATAAAATTATTTAACGAAGTAATCAATCTACTCATAAAACTTTATCATCTATAACTCCAAACCCAAACAATAAAAGACCTAAATAATAAGGATATCCATTGAAAGCAACAGAGGAGTTTGGCTTACCGTTAGGAATCTTACATTGAAGGGTACCTAATGACACTTAAATGTCCACAGTTGTTACTAGGAGAAAGGATACCACTGTCTGAGCGCTTTTTGCGAGTTTGGTATCCTTTCTCCTGCCAGTAACAACTGCGGACATTTTAGTGGAATTTGGAACCCTGAACAGGAAAATTCCTAACGGTAAGCCAAACTCCTCGTCCGTTCCCCAAAACCTATTACTCCCCACCATAATAATAATAATAAGTCTATATGTAAAATTACCATCCGAAATTTCCATAAACTAAAATAAGACCAATCAAACCTGTACCTTATCACTCCTGTACACGTATCTGACCAGTCTTACTCCATTATAGCTTTTGCCCTCTCACGTTCCCCAACGCGCTTCCAACCTCTAGTACAATACCTTCTCGTATTGACTTAATTAAGTATAACACTTTTTGTGTGTTTTGTCAATATAAGCTTTAATATTTAAATTCTGTTGGCTATTTTCACAACAATGGTACTAAAATCCAAAATATGTTTCCATTAATTTATCCAGATATGCCTGATCCTTGGTGCCCATTAGTTCCCTGGAGGAATGCATGGCCAATAAAGGTATTCCGATATCCACCGTTTTCACAGGAAGCCAGGAGGATATGATGGGGCCTAAAGTACCGCCCCCCGGCATGTCTGAACGATTAACAAATTTCTGATATTTCACATCTGCTGCCTCACAAAGCTGCTGAACAATAGCGATAGCTTCTGTATCAAAGGTATATCTTTGATTGCTGTCTATCTTAAATACAATTCCTTCGTTTAGAGCTGTGTAGTTAGTAGGATCATATTTTTCCGGGCGATTAGGATGAACGCCGTGGGCTACGTCTACGGATAACAGAAAGCTGTCTGTTACCTGGGAATACAAATTCTCTTCCTTTAGAGATAACCCCCGCATAATTTTTTCCAGCAGAAGATTTAATAAGGCAGAATCTGCACCCTGCTTGGTCTTGCTGCCAATTTCCTCGTTATCGAATAGTGCTATCAGATTAATGCCTTCTTTTCTTCTTCCTCCATTAATTCCCTTTAACAGTGACCATACAGAAGTAAGATTATCAAGTCTCGGGCAGGATACAAAATCCTCTGAAGTGCCAATGAAGCAGCCATCTTCCTTATTGTAAATATACATATCATAGTCAAGAATCTTTGATTTATCAATTCCAAGTTCCCTTGCTAAGAAGCTTAAGAAAAACTTCTCCTCTGATATATCTTCATTTACCATAGAAAACAAAGGCAGGGTGTCTGTCTGTCTGTTTATCTCCACTCCTTTGTTCACTTCTTTATTTACATGAATGGCCAGATTGGGGATGGTAAGTACCGGTTTCTTGATATCCAGGATTCTTAATTCAGGATGAAAAGGGTCCTCACTTCTTAAAGCAACTCTGCCGGCCAGCGACAAAGGACGGTCCATCCAGGTATTTAATATCGGACCTCCATAAACCTCTGTATTTAATTTACGATAAGCTCCGCTCCTGATATCTGCATTGGGTTTTACGCGAAAACCCGGGTGGTCTGTATGAGCTGCAGCAATTCGGAAATTCTGTCCCTTTTCAAAGTTCTCTCCTACTGTAAAAGCAAAGAGGGATGTAGCATAAGGTTTGATATAATAACCTGCTCCCTTCGTAAGCTCCCAATCCTCTTTAAAGTCCAGGCCGGTAAATCCTGCTTTTTCTAAATACTTAATACCTTCCTCCACTGCGTGGTAAGGTGATGTTGCTTCCTGTATAAATGAAAGTAGCTCTTTCGCACTCTCTTTCTCTTTCATGATTGCTCCTCCTTAGATGTAAATTTATATGAATTAATTATAGCCCACCTTATTTTAATAAACAAGCAGGATTTATGCTTGACCTGCTCCCCCCGGTGTTTTATTCTTTTACTTATAGTAAGAAGAAAAGAGGGTTTTATGAATACATTATTGTTTGAGCAAGCTATCGATACTGTTATAAATAACCCAAGAATGGAAAGTGGTATCGGAACCCTGAGCGAAAAGACTGTCCATGCCGTTTTGAAAAACTATCTTGCTCCAAATCAATCCTGCCATGAAATTAAATATCAGAACTATTATGCCGACATTGTTACCCCTGAGGGTATTATAGAAATACAAACACAGAACTTTGACCGCCTGAGAAAGAAGCTTCCTGTATTCTTAAAAGAAGCCCCCGTCACAATCGTATATCCCATCCCTCATATTAAATGGCTTCGATGGGTAGACAAGGAATCAGGAGAAGTCAGCCCCCGAAGAAAGTCCCCAAAGATAGGAAAAGCCTCTCTTATCCTTCCGGAGTTGTATAAGATAAAGGATTACCTTAATGATCCGGGGCTTAAGCTCCACCTAGTCTTTATCGACCTCGAAGAATATAAATTCCTGGATGGTTGGGGAAAAGACAGGAAAAACCACGCGGGAAAAGCAGACCGTATTCCTGTAGGTCTTGCCAAGGAGATATTTATAAACTCTCCTGCTGATTATCAGCTGCTATTTCCGGAAGCTCTTAATGATACCTTTGTGGCAAAAGAATTTTCAAAAGCAGCCGGATACGGCAGTATTGCATTAAGCTCTGCCCTTAAAGTTCTAAAGCAAATGGAGGTAATCGAGCAAACCGGAAAAAAAGGACGTGCCTTTTTATATACCAGAAAGAATTAGCCTTTTGTATTTGAGGACGTATGATTGTAGGTATGCGTTAATTTTACTACATTTTTCTTATTTGCCGCTTTGTATTTGCTTGTATATAATAGTTGAATTTAGTCATTGTATTTACCATATAGTTATCATGGTAACCTCTAATAGGTTTAATACCTGTGCAACATTTACCGTTTACAAGACTGCAAAGTATGCCGGTTGCAACTATAGACGATCTCTGCCGATCAGACGATGGCCAAAGCATAGACCTTATGTTCTTCAAAGTGGGTAATAAAATTTTAATATTTACCAAAATATTTAATATAATATCCCCCAGACTATCTCCCTGAGGGATTTTTAATTTGACAAAATAGGTATTATATCCCATAATAGTTACACAATATTACACATGGAGGAAATTATGGGAGAAACTAAAAAGTGCAAACACTGTCAAACTGAGATTGACAAAAAGGCTAAAATTTGTCCAAATTGCAGAAGATCGCAGAAAAAGGCAGGTTGTCTAACCTTTATTATTGCTTTTATTATTGTAGTAGGGGCAGGTGGAATTATAGCATCTATTCAAAACAATGCCATTCAGAAAAATGTATCCGGAGTATCAAATGATTCAGAATATATTACTCTTGATGAATATAATGCTATCGAAAACGATATGTCTTATGAAGAGGTAGTTAAATTAATCGGGAGTGAAGGGACATCTACAACCGAATCTTCCGTCGGGGATATTACGGTAAAGATAATTACTTGGTATGGAAATGGGATGGCAGGTTCTAATGCAAATGTTACATTTACTAATGACAAGGTAACTGGTAAAGCTCAAATTGGTTTAAAATAGCTAAGAGAAATACCCCTCCAGAATTAATGGATTAGACGCAACCGTCCATTTACCATTTTATGAACTATGCTATGTTTATTTTAGAGGGGATTGCCCCGGGTCCTAAGTTATATGGACCCGGGGCTTTTCTTATTTCTTCCTGCCCGCTGCCAGTATCGTCTTTGTATTAGCTCCTACTCCCCAACTGGTTCCAGGTTTCCAATCTAACTGCTTCCAATATAAAAGCACTTCTGCTCTTGTTTTACTCCGTGGTCTCTATCCACCACCAACAGTACAAACAATTAAGGAGGTGTCTTTCCATATATCAGAAAGACACCTCCTTTGGTTTAAATCCCTTTATTCTCCTGCCTTGAACTCCGCCAGCAAAAGATCTACCATTCTTCCGTAGCTCTTCACTCCGTCACTCTGTTTATTGGCCTTTAGATAAGTATCATTCAGAGTACTTGATGCAGTACTGATGACAGTATCCTCAAATTGTACCCAATAATAATAGTTTTCTCTTAAATCAGCTTTCATTTCCTCACTATAGAGTGCCCTTGCCTGTTCATAATATTCCGTAGACTGTTGATAAAGCTGATTCCCCACATAAGCCAGGGCCAGCATTAATCCGCTGTATTTTAAGACATTGTCATCTGAATTGCTGCATACAAGATAAGAAATAAAATTAGCTTCGTCTTCTCTCATAAAACCTCGAAGATGTGCCAATTCATGAAGCATTGTAGCAGGAATCGTATAATCCGGTACATCAATGTTTACATTTGCTTCCATTGTAAAAGGCCAGAATATGCCGGTAATCTCCATGGCAGACATAACCCTGGAAGAGGATACCGCTTTTACAGATTTATAATTTCCTTCCAGCTGCGGGTATTTTGTGCCGATTTTCTCATAGGCTGCTGCAGCTGCATTAACCAGGTCTGTCCAGTTACTTTTGTCAATAATGATGGCTCCGTCCTGCGTGAAGGCTCCCCCCTCTTCCGTTATGAGTTTGCGAACCTCTGCAGCTCTTACCGCAAGGCTCTTATTCAGCTCATAAAGGTCCTGGACGGAAGATTTCTCTAAGGTATAGCCGCTGATTTGCGCAAAAGAATATCTGTTGTAATTTATGCCAGCTGTAATTACATAAAGAAAAAAGATTACACTGGCAATACATCCTATATTAATCAAAGAAAGCATAAAAATATATGCTGCTGTCTTTTCTTTTTGTCTTCTTTTTAGAAGTTGAAATATAAGGTACACGAAACCTGCAAGAACTACCGGCAGGAAAAGTTTAATTATAACTTCCATTATGGAGAAAGGAATCTTATCCGTCAAAAAACTGACAGCATAGGCTATCCCTTTGTAAATTTTACGCGCAAAAATCATCTCCGCAAAATAAGAGCTTTTTTGTGATATCAAAAGTAAGATATAGGCTAGCGGAGCTAATAAAATTATAAATATCCTTTTCTTACGAAAAGCCATGTACCATTTATTTGAATTCAGTGTCTTTGTTTCCTTCAATTAGCTCCTCCCTTTTCAAGGCTACTTATCTTCATGTTCCATACTTAATTTTACACCATCAGCAGACATATTAATAATGTCAATTAATTCCTCTTCAGACATCTTTACATATCTTGCCAGCTCGTGCAGATTGCCCTCCCTGCCGAGTTCTTCCGCCAATTCCTCAGAAGCACTCTTTATATGGCTGATCTTATTGATAATATCCTTTTCAAAACTGCTGCTCTCCGTGTTTTCATAGACTGCCTGCTCCAGCGCATTCTTGATATAACCCTCTAAGAAACTGATCTCACTCTCTAAGACCGTCTCGCTGTACAGTGCTTCTACCCCGCACAAAAGTCCAATATTTCCCTCCTGTATCAGATCCTCCAGGGTTACCCCCCTGTTCTGATAATTTTTTGCCAATTCCACAACCTTATGAAGGTTTACTTCAATAAACCTTTCCTTAACCTCTTCTTTTTTCCCTCTTATGGACATCAGCAAGGTTCCATACTCCGCTTCATCCGCCCTTTTTACCGCTGAAATATCCTCAAGGTACATCTTTAAATATTGGGAATCTTCTCCTGTCTGCTTCACGACACTTTCTAAGCTTTGGGTATCGTCCTCCTTAGAGGCCTCCTCCTTCTCCTGGGAGCCTTCTTCCGCTTTTTCGCTTTCCTCGACTGCTTCTTTGTATTCATCAAAAGCCTTTGTATTTACATATCCCTTAACCTTTATATGATTTGCTGCGAGGTAAGCGAAAATATGCTCATATTGACTTTCATTGAGCCCCATACCGCCAAAGAACTCTTTTATCTCATTCATCCCCAGCTCATTCCCCTGTACTCTTGCAACCTCTAAGACGTCCTTTAACATGTCCTGAAATTTATTCTTATCTTCCATATATACCTCTTTTCCTGCAACTACTGAGAGAGATTATACTCTCTGCTTCTTTTCTTATTTTATCATATCTTAATACTTCCCGCAAATGCCATATGTAAACACCATAACGCCTTCCCTGCTTCGTTGGGTAAAAGGGAATTTTATGTCGGAATTACTTATGAGTAACAGATGAGATGAGGTTGGCGCAACAGATATTTTCCAGTAAATAGTTCTTAATGACACCAAGCAGAATGTAGCCCTAATGATCAATGATATAAATATTCCTTAATCTCGTAGGACGTTTAAAGATAAGACTGCCATGCACATACACACAACATATCTTGCTTAGATTCCATTAATAGGCTATACTATTATATAACGAACCACAAACAAGAGAGGAGCACCAAAATGAGCGATGAATTAGAAGTGAAAGCGGAAGAGGCTGTTTCTGTGCCGGAAACCACGCCTCAGGAAGCAATTCCGTCCATGGAAGAATTTGAAGA from Anaerocolumna sp. AGMB13020 encodes the following:
- a CDS encoding M18 family aminopeptidase: MKEKESAKELLSFIQEATSPYHAVEEGIKYLEKAGFTGLDFKEDWELTKGAGYYIKPYATSLFAFTVGENFEKGQNFRIAAAHTDHPGFRVKPNADIRSGAYRKLNTEVYGGPILNTWMDRPLSLAGRVALRSEDPFHPELRILDIKKPVLTIPNLAIHVNKEVNKGVEINRQTDTLPLFSMVNEDISEEKFFLSFLARELGIDKSKILDYDMYIYNKEDGCFIGTSEDFVSCPRLDNLTSVWSLLKGINGGRRKEGINLIALFDNEEIGSKTKQGADSALLNLLLEKIMRGLSLKEENLYSQVTDSFLLSVDVAHGVHPNRPEKYDPTNYTALNEGIVFKIDSNQRYTFDTEAIAIVQQLCEAADVKYQKFVNRSDMPGGGTLGPIISSWLPVKTVDIGIPLLAMHSSRELMGTKDQAYLDKLMETYFGF
- a CDS encoding DUF3862 domain-containing protein, which produces MGETKKCKHCQTEIDKKAKICPNCRRSQKKAGCLTFIIAFIIVVGAGGIIASIQNNAIQKNVSGVSNDSEYITLDEYNAIENDMSYEEVVKLIGSEGTSTTESSVGDITVKIITWYGNGMAGSNANVTFTNDKVTGKAQIGLK
- a CDS encoding DUF3810 domain-containing protein, encoding MKETKTLNSNKWYMAFRKKRIFIILLAPLAYILLLISQKSSYFAEMIFARKIYKGIAYAVSFLTDKIPFSIMEVIIKLFLPVVLAGFVYLIFQLLKRRQKEKTAAYIFMLSLINIGCIASVIFFLYVITAGINYNRYSFAQISGYTLEKSSVQDLYELNKSLAVRAAEVRKLITEEGGAFTQDGAIIIDKSNWTDLVNAAAAAYEKIGTKYPQLEGNYKSVKAVSSSRVMSAMEITGIFWPFTMEANVNIDVPDYTIPATMLHELAHLRGFMREDEANFISYLVCSNSDDNVLKYSGLMLALAYVGNQLYQQSTEYYEQARALYSEEMKADLRENYYYWVQFEDTVISTASSTLNDTYLKANKQSDGVKSYGRMVDLLLAEFKAGE
- a CDS encoding sigma-70 domain-containing protein — translated: MEDKNKFQDMLKDVLEVARVQGNELGMNEIKEFFGGMGLNESQYEHIFAYLAANHIKVKGYVNTKAFDEYKEAVEESEKAEEGSQEKEEASKEDDTQSLESVVKQTGEDSQYLKMYLEDISAVKRADEAEYGTLLMSIRGKKEEVKERFIEVNLHKVVELAKNYQNRGVTLEDLIQEGNIGLLCGVEALYSETVLESEISFLEGYIKNALEQAVYENTESSSFEKDIINKISHIKSASEELAEELGREGNLHELARYVKMSEEELIDIINMSADGVKLSMEHEDK